Proteins encoded within one genomic window of Oryza glaberrima chromosome 12, OglaRS2, whole genome shotgun sequence:
- the LOC127756638 gene encoding uncharacterized protein LOC127756638, with protein MAYRRKQGPIAADDRRSSYPQSPQGSSSSYSYTSIKSMNEPKLGLWETLARKAKGILDEDGTAHKSDEYTKQKTPRQFDSSTGAQESRSRWSFENHSRTGDTGSRTRSETLAASVNQLGGRIRDALEEGLTIVDNKTSNIIEETKKIQIRRKQANSNSYMPNPAFDTLRPPNLSHDQAETAAQETQLKASRDVANAMAAKAKLVLRELKTVKADLAFAKQRCAQLEEENKFLREAKQKGSKTEEDDDLIRVQLETLLAEKSRLAQENSMYARENRFLREIVDFHQFTTHDVAPLDDCDMEDSIPGEDSNHTYSEDMFPVVEAYLDREELSPVPSRPESPILSSCESSSPKSSNSKSSAANLPSNVSKPNALVPDTD; from the exons atggccTACCGCCGGAAGCAGGGCCCCATCGCCGCCGATGATCGCCGGAGCTCCTACCCCCAGTCGCCGCAG GGCTCTTCTTCATCGTACAGTTACACATCAATCAAAAGTATGAACGAGCCCAAGCTTGGGCTATGGGAAACTTTGGCAAGAAAAGCCAAGGGAATTCTTGATGAGGATGGCACAGCACATAAGTCTGACGAGTACACAAAACAAAAGACCCCTCGCCAGTTTGATTCATCCACTGGAGCTCAG GAATCTCGATCTCGCTGGTCATTTGAAAACCACAGCAGGACAGGAGATACTGGATCCCGGACAAGGTCGGAAACTCTTGCTGCTTCTGTCAACCAACTTGGTGGAAGAATCAGAGATGCGTTGGAA GAAGGACTCACAATTGTGGACAATAAGACATCCAATATCATTGAGGAGACAAAGAAGATACAAATTAGAAGGAAGCAAGCCAATTCGAATTCTTATATGCCGAACCCAGCATTTGATACATTAAGACCTCCTAATCTTTCACATGATCAAGCTGAAACTGCAGCCCAGGAAACCCAATTAAAAGCTTCTCGCGAT GTTGCTAATGCAATGGCTGCTAAAGCAAAACTTGTGCTCCGTGAACTAAAAACAGTAAAAGCTGATCTAGCTTTTGCGAAGCAGCGATGTGCTCAGCTAGAAGAGGAGAACAAGTTCTTGCGAGAAGCAAAGCAGAAAGGGAGCAAAACTGAAGAGGATGATGACCTG ATTCGTGTGCAACTGGAGACCTTATTGGCCGAGAAATCAAGACTGGCGCAGGAAAACTCCATGTACGCACGTGAAAATCGTTTCTTGCGTGAGATAGTAGATTTTCATCAATTCACCACCCACGATGTTGCCCCCTTGGATGATTGTGACATGGAAGACAGTATACCAGGAGAAGATAGCAATCACACTTACTCGGAAGATATGTTTCCGGTAGTTGAAGCATATTTAGATCGTGAAGAACTATCTCCTGTCCCCTCGAGGCCTGAATCTCCAATCCTCAGCTCATGTGAGTCATCATCCCCCAAATCCAGCAATTCTAAAAGCAGTGCTGCCAATTTACCAAGCAATGTCTCAAAGCCAAATGCATTGGTACCTGACACAGATTGA
- the LOC127758031 gene encoding LOW QUALITY PROTEIN: uncharacterized protein LOC127758031 (The sequence of the model RefSeq protein was modified relative to this genomic sequence to represent the inferred CDS: inserted 2 bases in 1 codon; substituted 1 base at 1 genomic stop codon): MGRRRYLNLLVQNSHDLYSLRRIPANRLFYPSTRAAKAAAMAKTQEAPKAXMEXSKRPHPGALHLMDRFRNFPSPLLNLQPAPVHHGNTRTIDCVTLLGDDETKILTADNYGHTVLFDAASYYAVHFPKLNCSKGYDAMAVSINQQPDCLYVLNLKPHLTTSNFCFEVLNYERIPIWCYLPPRPFTTTTHKGRKIDCR, encoded by the exons ATGGGTCGACGGCGATATCTGAATCTGTTGGTGCAGAACAGCCACGACCTGTATTCTCTGCGCCGCATACCCGCGAATCGTCTCTTCTACCCATCAACGAGAGCAGCCAAAGCAGCAGCCATGGCCAAGACACAAGAAGCACCCAAGGCCTAAATGGA AAGCAAGAGGCCGCACCCAGGTGCGCTGCACTTGATGGACAGGTTCCGCAATTTCCCATCTCCGTTGCTCAATCTCCAGCCGGCCCCAGTGCATCACGGGAACACAAGGACCATCGACTGCGTCACTCTCCTCGGCGATGACGAGACCAAGATCCTCACCGCGGACAACTACGGACACACCGTGCTCTTCGACGCCGCCTCCTACTACGCCGTCCACTTCCCCAAGCTCAATTGTTCCAAGGGCTATGACGCCATGGCCGTCTCCATCAACCAACAACCGGACTGCCTCTACGTCCTCAACCTCAAACCCCACCTCACTACCAGCAACTTTTGCTTCGAGGTGCTTAACTATGAAAGGATCCCCATATGGTGTTATCTACCGCCGCGGCCCTTCACAACGACCACCCACAAGGGAAGAAAAATTGATTGCAGATAG
- the LOC127758030 gene encoding uncharacterized protein LOC127758030, with protein MLVTRSRLFGVSQLRKSSLKHLLKFRSMSDQSSVLAADDTETSWAMSDQSSVPAGKATETSLGDFPKHLRKLPPWIQEPVSVHEVNDTLKHIEEKSNEFKLLSSDCMQKKIFEQEIRPFLLSRGLLCTSPMGSLFVKGLHKMNHTIHHKFPRYVTSKSLMKLLTTRSQEQWRPILEYLADERVIVLLDWINELSLLEVHFFDHGLLLAPQSGEPHDARVYKLETDACYHKPEASSDKKKDKLKKSVVPVTKLSSPENEEQTSDPLGRATVASVLWESIRARTKLIEIQIVKGLFCKDSEHAEGVGLFMAVKRPKELGIRKLDVVTDNEANYNVMIGKRDVSKSSSPETSMAFIQAAKEYDICKCRREPREMISHVNDLAKEAHTKRTNALNLREIIERKSPQFWGMPFVRIKQDDSSIKAKLGGSKVATHLLKQLIITWRSGARLRKMMLLKGYCVTLILTL; from the exons ATGTTGGTAACCAGGTCGAGGTTATTTGGAGTGTCCCAGTTGCGCAAATCCTCTCTTAAGCATCTGTTGAAGTTCAGGTCTATGTCTGATCAGTCATCTGTTCTAGCTGCCGATGATACCGAAACTTCATGGGCTATGTCTGATCAGTCGTCCGTTCCAGCTGGCAAGGCTACTGAAACTTCATTAGGTGATTTCCCTAAGCATCTGCGCAAGCTACCACCATGGATCCAAGAGCCAGTGTCTGTTCATGAAGTTAATGATACCTTGAAGCACATCGAAGAAAAATCAAACGAATTCAAGCTGCTTTCTTCGGATTGCATGCAGAAGAAAATCTTTGAGCAAGAGATTAGACCTTTCTTACTCTCAAGAGGTCTACTGTGCACTAGTCCTATGGGAAGCTTGTTTGTCAAAGGTTTGCACAAGATGAATCATACAATTCATCACAAGTTTCCACGATATGTCACCTCTAAGAGCTTGATGAAGCTTCTGACTACACGTAGTCAGGAACAATGGAGACCAATACTCGAGTATCTGGCCGATGAGCGAGTTATAGTTCTCTTGGACTGGATTAATGAGCTATCACTTCTTGAAGTACATTTTTTTGACCATGGGTTGCTTTTGGCACCACAGTCTGGAGAGCCACATGATGCTCGTGTGTACAAGCTTGAGACTGATGCATGTTACCACAAGCCTGAGGCATCAAGTGATAAGAAGAAAGATAAATTGAAGAAATCAGTAGTGCCAGTAACCAAGTTATCTTCCCCTGAGAATGAAGAGCAGACATCGGATCCTCTTGGTAGAGCTACTGTTGCGTCTGTCCTTTGGGAGTCCATCCGGGCACGCACAAAGTTAATTGAAATCCAGATTGTTAAGGGACTATTTTGCAAAGATTCTGAACACGCTGAAGGTGTTGGACTCTTCATGGCCGTTAAAAGGCCTAAAGAACTTGGGATAAGGAAATTGGATGTGGTCACTGACAATGAAGCAAACTACAATGTTATGATCGGCAAAAGGGATGTGAGCAAGAGTAGCAGTCCTGAAACCTCGATGGCATTTATCCAAGCTGCGAAGGAATACGACATCTGCAAGTGCAGGAGAGAGCCAAGGGAAATGATAAGCCATGTGAATGACCTCGCCAAGGAAGCACACACCAAACGCACTAACGCGTTGAATCTTAGAGAGATCATAGAGCGCAAGTCTCCTCAATTTTGGGGAATGCCATTTGTGCgcatcaagcaagatgattcTTCTATAAAAGCAAAATTAg GAGGCTCGAAGGTAGCGACACACCTTTTGAAGCAACTAATTATTACATGGAGGTCTGGAGCAAGGCTCAGAAAAATGATGCTTTTGAAGGGCTATTGCGTGACCTTGATCCTGACTTTGTGA
- the LOC127757114 gene encoding uncharacterized protein LOC127757114 isoform X1: MTMEDGSCPSPVTPSEAEAGAEDYESWTLKQKLEDLVNCDPIHGIMPKNPKYKAYFEEKFQEKLSKYVRVVLPKLRPAIQKDSVKQFFQVYNCWSGFMGRGNFLLPDILTNMASQNALRCARVALQGTSPLLRRRRADPNTRHRYGFAPLHMAAENFSVDMVKLLFRYGASANIRTKGEYVIEGLLPLHVAVENASMHKYIEDHWAHGDHIINLIFLLCLPEMKMFLDTTRLIAKQTDNIVDEVWNYIREEKHVQAAILLLAAQKQLRGRLNNSSGKASLNGFDIVKSHIDDALNTIHLEGLNMVKEGKNGRALKRLKDKKEALLTALVLVGIVHKAGEALEGYIQTHSQVRHDEIVEHVSSILKSNGIAHSGESIDTGKLECYQHGGGMLIGKSDSQRVGYGETIEADKSSSDIGEILGKQPPKGSAIDEVRDMFFPYWKSVLSRRLQLKIVPSCQLSRKDLLSAEASTKGTKSIDHPCNPIKSIGNLGSMGWPPLSSESRRMLYTVASMSRKVFKRT, encoded by the exons ATGACGATGGAAGATGGAAGCTGTCCTTCACCAGTCACCCCCAGCGAAGCCGAAGCTGGAGCCGAAGATTACGAATCTTGGACACTGAAGCAGAAGCTTGAGGATCTCGTCAACTGTGATCCTATCCATGGTATCATGccaaaaaatcctaaatataaagcatattTCGAGGAAAAGTTCcag GAGAAGTTAAGTAAGTACGTCCGTGTTGTATTGCCGAAACTTCGTCCAGCAATTCAGAAGGATAGCGTCAAGCAATTCTTTCAAGTCTATAATTGTTGGTCAGGTTTCATGGGACGGGGAAACTTCCTTTTACCTGATATCCTCACCAACATGGCCTCCCAGAACGCCCTGCGTTGTGCCAGGGTCGCACTCCAGGGCACCTCTCCTCTgttgcgtcgccgccgcgctgacCCCAACACCCGCCACCGCTATGGCTTCGCCCCCCTACACATGGCTGCCGAGAACTTCAGCGTCGACATGGTCAAACTCCTCTTCCGTTACGGCGCATCGGCGAACATCCGCACCAAGGGCGAGTATGTCATTGagggcctcctccctctccatgttGCTGTCGAGAATGCCAGCATGCACAAGTACATTGAGGATCATTGGGCTCATGGGGACCATATCATCAACCTCATCTTCCTCCTTTGTCTTCCTGAGATG AAAATGTTCTTGGACACGACTAGATTAATTGCCAAACAGACAGATAACATTGTCGACGAGGTATGGAATTACATTCGTGAAGAAAAGCATGTCCAGGCAGCAATTTTGCTGCTGGCTGCTCAAAAGCAGCTCCGTGGCCGCCTTAACAACAGCAGTGGCAAAGCCTCTCTGAACGGGTTTGATATTGTTAAAAGCCACATTGATGATGCTCTTAACACCATACATCTTGAGGGGTTAAATATGGTTAAGGAGGGAAAGAATGGCAGGGCACTAAAGAGATTGAAAGACAAGAAGGAAGCCCTTCTTACAGCACTTGTACTAGTTGGCATTGTTCACAAAGCTGGTGAAGCTCTTGAGGGATACATTCAAACTCATTCACAG GTGCGCCATGACGAAATTGTTGAACATGTTTCATCAATTCTAAAAAGCAATGGCATTGCTCATTCTGGGGAAAGCATTGACACTGGAAAACTTGAATG CTACCAACATGGTGGGGGGATGTTGATTGGCAAGTCAGATTCACAAAGAG TGGGCTATGGGGAAACTATTGAAGCGGACAAGTCATCTTCTGATATAGGCGAA ATCCTGGGAAAGCAACCACCTAAAGGATCAGCCATAGACGAAGTGAGAGATATGTTCTTCCCATACTGGAAATCGGTGTTGTCTCGACGGTTGCAGCTAAAGATAGTTCCATCCTGTCAACTAAGCAGGAAGGACTTGCTAAGTGCTGAAGCGAGCACGAAGGGGACCAAGAGTATTGACCACCCGTGTAACCCAATCAAATCAATAGGAAATCTTGGTTCGATGGGCTGGCCCCCATTGTCAAGTGAGTCCAGAAGGATGCTTTATACTGTTGCTTCAATGTCCCGGAAGGTGTTTAAGCGCACTTGA
- the LOC127757114 gene encoding uncharacterized protein LOC127757114 isoform X2 — MTMEDGSCPSPVTPSEAEAGAEDYESWTLKQKLEDLVNCDPIHGIMPKNPKYKAYFEEKFQEKLSKYVRVVLPKLRPAIQKDSVKQFFQVYNCWSGFMGRGNFLLPDILTNMASQNALRCARVALQGTSPLLRRRRADPNTRHRYGFAPLHMAAENFSVDMVKLLFRYGASANIRTKGEYVIEGLLPLHVAVENASMHKYIEDHWAHGDHIINLIFLLCLPEMKMFLDTTRLIAKQTDNIVDEVWNYIREEKHVQAAILLLAAQKQLRGRLNNSSGKASLNGFDIVKSHIDDALNTIHLEGLNMVKEGKNGRALKRLKDKKEALLTALVLVGIVHKAGEALEGYIQTHSQVRHDEIVEHVSSILKSNGIAHSGESIDTGKLECYQHGGGMLIGKSDSQRDPGKATT, encoded by the exons ATGACGATGGAAGATGGAAGCTGTCCTTCACCAGTCACCCCCAGCGAAGCCGAAGCTGGAGCCGAAGATTACGAATCTTGGACACTGAAGCAGAAGCTTGAGGATCTCGTCAACTGTGATCCTATCCATGGTATCATGccaaaaaatcctaaatataaagcatattTCGAGGAAAAGTTCcag GAGAAGTTAAGTAAGTACGTCCGTGTTGTATTGCCGAAACTTCGTCCAGCAATTCAGAAGGATAGCGTCAAGCAATTCTTTCAAGTCTATAATTGTTGGTCAGGTTTCATGGGACGGGGAAACTTCCTTTTACCTGATATCCTCACCAACATGGCCTCCCAGAACGCCCTGCGTTGTGCCAGGGTCGCACTCCAGGGCACCTCTCCTCTgttgcgtcgccgccgcgctgacCCCAACACCCGCCACCGCTATGGCTTCGCCCCCCTACACATGGCTGCCGAGAACTTCAGCGTCGACATGGTCAAACTCCTCTTCCGTTACGGCGCATCGGCGAACATCCGCACCAAGGGCGAGTATGTCATTGagggcctcctccctctccatgttGCTGTCGAGAATGCCAGCATGCACAAGTACATTGAGGATCATTGGGCTCATGGGGACCATATCATCAACCTCATCTTCCTCCTTTGTCTTCCTGAGATG AAAATGTTCTTGGACACGACTAGATTAATTGCCAAACAGACAGATAACATTGTCGACGAGGTATGGAATTACATTCGTGAAGAAAAGCATGTCCAGGCAGCAATTTTGCTGCTGGCTGCTCAAAAGCAGCTCCGTGGCCGCCTTAACAACAGCAGTGGCAAAGCCTCTCTGAACGGGTTTGATATTGTTAAAAGCCACATTGATGATGCTCTTAACACCATACATCTTGAGGGGTTAAATATGGTTAAGGAGGGAAAGAATGGCAGGGCACTAAAGAGATTGAAAGACAAGAAGGAAGCCCTTCTTACAGCACTTGTACTAGTTGGCATTGTTCACAAAGCTGGTGAAGCTCTTGAGGGATACATTCAAACTCATTCACAG GTGCGCCATGACGAAATTGTTGAACATGTTTCATCAATTCTAAAAAGCAATGGCATTGCTCATTCTGGGGAAAGCATTGACACTGGAAAACTTGAATG CTACCAACATGGTGGGGGGATGTTGATTGGCAAGTCAGATTCACAAAGAG ATCCTGGGAAAGCAACCACCTAA